One Raphanus sativus cultivar WK10039 unplaced genomic scaffold, ASM80110v3 Scaffold3787, whole genome shotgun sequence DNA window includes the following coding sequences:
- the LOC130506923 gene encoding uncharacterized protein At4g04775-like, giving the protein MSSVYSSSYSTDRLDRQRGIPTRCKCGEKVARFTSKTVTNPGRLFHCCPMGSEMDKTHLFKWTDESVVEEVEDFQELFDVMLVDTSEIQRSMQACETRLKCHESRIVEMEDAVSRCQEKTIKCISELRILKALFLCCLVMIFIYFNYA; this is encoded by the exons ATGTCTTCGGTCTATTCTTCATCCTATTCAACAGATCGACTCGACAGACAACGTGGAATTCCCACAAGATGCAAGTGCGGTGAGAAAGTAGCTCGTTTCACTTCGAAAACAGTGACAAATCCGGGAAGATTATTCCATTGTTGTCCGATGGGATCTGAGATG GACAAAACCCATCTGTTCAAGTGGACTGATGAGTCAGTTGTTGAGGAGGTTGAAGATTTCCAGGAACTGTTTGACGTGATGCTCGTCGACACTTCCGAGATTCAGAGATCAATGCAAGCTTGTGAGACGAGGCTGAAATGCCATGAGAGTAGAATTGTTGAGATGGAAGATGCTGTTTCACGTTGCCAAGAGAAGACCATCAAATGCATTAGCGAGTTAAGGATCCTAAAAGCTTTGTTTCTGTGTTGTCTGGTGATGATCTTCATCTACTTTAACTATGCATGA